In Salmo salar chromosome ssa03, Ssal_v3.1, whole genome shotgun sequence, a single genomic region encodes these proteins:
- the chd8 gene encoding chromodomain-helicase-DNA-binding protein 8 isoform X1, with amino-acid sequence MADPIMDLFDDTPLFNLDALPGDAFTQGSSDPVEEALKLALGQIEPPYEPTPALSIPVAAPTIPDPVPVQQQAPVPFTLPQTVSIASTVPQTTLSVASNTSRAATVLLGSPLTVNSSAGTTQQITTQQFTTQQLAQIAQQLTPQQLAAITQQAGGQGGSKIVILKGPGGHAQVLQTVPGTGSQAGKVTFARVLSGTQLRPGMQILSGGTVLNQASPGQGQVKVGTGIQRLVQSPNGPLKQVQLISMPQGQGQTQTVQMQIPQAQLAQAQQIQLQPQTQVQLQSTMQTQVTTTATGTTSVRPQGVTLTTVPQQGEAKRITLVLQQPHGGTTQGGAVTVGGSGQLQQGQQQRLVLGNLPGKLVLQGGQLAALTQARAGQTGAQPKVLTIQLQVQQQPNQQGGPKFQLVSGGQGSSPQVVQISQGQGGQRLAMPLKLLLQPQMSSTSTAGGTVSVVKVINTSAAGSAPSTTTTMASTGIRLAKAQEPVRRVETLGKQEKANRIVAEAIARAKARGERNIPRVLNQDELPAGQKAADKGAAAMTTGTPGAKKKGGGGGSKKKSPPGAGGKGMACAEKKGKAKAAGGAAVGTPVGVAGTSGSKSKSKAKINTITLVGGKKRKRNASSDHSDGELSPSSPSKALEEDMLAKRRSNRQVKRKKYTEDLDIKITDDEDEPEEDVDVTTTAAVASITGGAAGQLMGEQLKQELQLDGDGLSSMQFFVENPNEEDAAIVDKVLSMRLTKKEVSPGHYINAEEFFVKYKNYSYMHCEWATLEQLERDKRIHQKLKRFKIKHAQMRLLLQEEEEAFNPDYVEVDRILDESNSVDKDNGEPVVYYLVKWCSLPYEDATWELREDVDEDKVEEFRKIQDRQPQLKRTPRPQAAAWKKLEEFTEYKSGNVLREYQLEGVNWLLFNWYNRQNCILADEMGLGKTIQSISLLSEVFGAGVQGPFLVIAPLSTITNWEREFATWTDMNAIVYHGSLASRQMIQQYEMYCKDDKDHLIPGAYKFDALITTFEMILSDCPELREISWRCVIIDEAHRLKNRNCKLLDSLKMLDLEHKVLLTGTPLQNTVEELFSLLHFLEPAQFSSESEFLRDFGDLKTEEQVQKLQAILKPMMLRRLKEDVEKNLAPKQETIIEVELTDVQKKYYRAILERNFSFLSMGATSNSNVPNLLNTMMELRKCCNHPYLITGAEESIVAELREVYDPMVPDFHLQALVRSAGKLVLLDKLLPRLKAGGHKVLIFSQMVRCLDILEDYLINKRYLYERIDGRVRGNLRQAAIDRFSKPDSDRFVFLLCTRAGGLGINLTAADTCVIFDSDWNPQNDLQAQARCHRIGQSKAVKVYRLITRNSYEREMLDKASLKLGLDRAVLQSMSGNKESNVNGQIQQFSKKEIEDLLRKGAYAAIMDEEDEGSKFCEEDIDQILQRRATTITIESEGKGSTFSKASFVATENRTDIALDDPEFWQKWAKRADIDFDSMNRKNTLVIDTPRVRKQTRQFATLRGEGGEISDPDSDDEYPPANSRQSRSSRRSERHAGNGYGRTDCFRVEKHLLVYGWGRWRDILSHARCKRRLGERDVETICRVILVFCLLHYRGDENIKSFIWELITPPENGREPHTLLNHSGLSIPVPRGRKGKRVKAQSSFDVQKVEWIRKYNPDSLLLDDSYRKHLKHQCNKVLLRVRMLYYLRQEVIGEHADSVLRGADARDIDIWMPEMEQQEVPSGWWDTEADRSLLVGVFKHGYEMYTTMRADDCLCFLERAGRPDDQAIDAEQHSADAELGDGGDDDKYSEDPEFKPASRHTKDLYEEADSMNMSDDICVDDKPGPVKTKGPPSGLSGACEWPTSSSLTARLRRLITAYQRSYKREQLKVEAAEKGDRKRRRCEQASKLKEIARQERQQRYQLLPSAINSSSICVLNLRWTRREECDFYRVVSTFGVERIKEPNAQEGEDAKLEWARFRTFARLDKKTDESLSRYFRCFMAMCRRVCNLRPARGEDPSELGQSMAPITEERASRTLYRISLLRRLRERVLPHPSMEESLLLAPLSSELPVWWSTPAHDRELMLGAALHGVSRTELSVFSDPQFSFSQARHDYLEIQQNQPAPATPLRQPQAEEGSAVKEEEGLNEESVLLGASEALGHSDTQTTPLSRPDGTGQARTGLGWKKSKGRGPRSGGRKGGRSGGEGGTSDLDSESDSGSSTSSRRSESSDDSGDSDAERERAALKMEEDGENSLLSMTPSQDGAPPESLTDPFRVDWPKDRVLINRLDSLCTLVLSGQWPTGRRYASDAQLNPGSDDLGAGDELSFARLMRKGNSTPGGEGADGEESEFTVKLLKEEGLKLTFSKHALMSNGSGGEGSGRRKRRDQELSDPDGVVPVVDAMTGTVLSGERAPRRRDLPNWLKENPEYEVEGDMLELLVNRSKRKKKRTEKAAALSGSEKINIIDMRSGKKVGAAHGPMLQDLREFLEENPDCAVAPEWAETVRCSGFLPDSLFHRLLSAHSVIPKRDRHHRHHHAPQPDPMEDPLLGGGEEETLVSDGAYMMEDEDLEDSSFLTQAFDVKMEGGDSLSRGGYESSDREALLDDVIMAQKDTDSSSSSED; translated from the exons ATGGCAGACCCCATCATGGACCTCTTTGATGACACGCCGCTGTTCAACCTGGATGCTCTGCCAGGCGATGCCTTCACCCAGGGTTCCTCAGACCCTGTGGAGGAGGCTCTGAAGCTGGCTCTGGGGCAGATTGAACCCCCCTATGAACCCACCCCAGCTCTCAGCATACCAGTGGCAGCTCCAACCATCCCAGACCCAGTCCCTGTGCAGCAGCAGGCCCCAGTCCCATTCACCCTCCCTCAGACTGTTTCAATCGCGTCAACAGTACCTCAGACGACACTCTCTGTAGCCAGTAACACTAGTCGGGCTGCCACAGTCCTGCTGGGCTCACCTCTGACTGTCAATAGCTCTGCTGGCACCACACAACAGATCACAACACAACAATTCACCACACAGCAGCTCGCACAGATCGCACAGCAGCTTACTCCTCAGCAGCTAGCTGCCATCACCCAGCAGGCCGGAGGGCAGGGAGGCTCCAAGATCGTCATCCTGAAGGGACCTGGGGGGCATGcacaggtgctgcagactgttcctgGGACAGGCTCCCAAGCGGGGAAGGTCACCTTTGCCAGGGTACTGTCTGGAACCCAACTTAGGCCTGGCATGCAGATACTGTCTGGAGGAACGGTCCTGAACCAAGCGTCTCCTGGGCAGGGACAGGTGAAGGTGGGAACTGGGATACAGAGGCTAGTTCAGTCGCCCAACGGACCCCTGAAGCAGGTGCAGTTGATCTCCATGCCCCAGGGCCAGGGCCAGACGCAAACTGTCCAGATGCAAATACCGCAGGCCCAGCTTGCCCAAGCGCAGCAAATCCAGCTACAGCCCCAGACACAGGTGCAGCTGCAGTCTACCATGCAAACGCAGGTTACCACCACTGCTACAGGCACCACTTCAGTCCGACCACAAGGGGTTACCCTCACTACAGTACCACAGCAG GGTGAAGCTAAGAGGATCACCCTGGTGCTGCAACAGCCCCATGGTGGCACGACCCAGGGGGGTGCTGTGACGGTGGGTGGGTCTGGTCAGCTGCAGCAGGGCCAGCAGCAGAGGCTGGTGTTGGGTAACCTCCCAGGGAAGCTGGTCCTCCAGGGGGGTCAGCTGGCTGCTCTCACCCAGGCCAGGGCAGGGCAGACGGGGGCGCAGCCTAAAGTACTTACCATCCAGCTGCAAGTGCAGCAGCAACCCAACCAACAGGGGGGACCCAAG TTTCAGCTGGTGTCTGGAGGGCAAGGTAGCAGCCCACAGGTGGTTCAGATCTCCCAGGGGCAAGGTGGACAGAGACTGGCCATGCCCCTCAAACTGCTGCTGcaaccacag ATGAGCTCCACCTCCACAGCAGGCGGTACCGTCTCCGTAGTGAAGGTCATCAACACCTCGGCTGCCGGCTCTGCcccttccaccaccaccaccatggcatCAACAGGTATACGGCTAGCCAAGGCCCAGGAGCCTGTACGGCGTGTGGAGACCCTGGGCAAGCAGGAGAAGGCCAACCGCATTGTGGCCGAGGCCATCGCCAGAGCAAAGGCCCGGGGAGAGAGGAACATTCCACGAGTCCTCAACCAGGACGAACTGCCTGCTGGACAGAAGGCTGCTGACAAAGGGGCTGCTGCGATGACCACTGGCACACCTGGAGCCAAGAAGAAGGGGGGAGGAGGCGGGAGTAAGAAGAAAAGCCCACCAGGGGCAGGGGGGAAGGGCATGGCTTGTGCTGAGAAGAAAGGCAAGGCCAAGGCAGCAGGTGGAGCTGCTGTAGGGACACCTGTAGGGGTGGCTGGAACCAGCGGCAGCAAAAGCAAAAGCAAGGCAAAGATCAA tACGATCACTCTAGTGGGGGgtaagaagaggaagaggaatgcCTCCTCAGACCACTCTGATGGGGAGTTGagcccttcctctccctctaagGCCCTGGAGGAGGACATGTTAGCG AAGAGGCGCTCTAACCGTCAGGTGAAGAGGAAGAAGTACACGGAGGACTTGGACATCAAAATCACTGACGATGAGGATGAGCCGGAGGAGGACGTGGACGTAACCACGACTGCGGCGGTGGCGTCCATTACCGGAGGGGCAGCGGGGCAGCTGATGGGAGAGCAGCTCAAACAGGAGCTGCAGTTGGACGGGGACGGCCTTTCCAGCATGCAGTTCTTTGTG GAAAACCCCAACGAGGAAGATGCAGCAATTGTAGACAAAGTCTTGTCCATGAGGCTAACTAAAAAGGAG GTGTCTCCAGGACATTATATAAATGCTGAGGAATTCTTTGTCAAATATAAGAACTA cTCCTACATGCACTGTGAGTGGGCCACTCTGgagcagctggagagagacaagaggatcCATCAGAAGCTGAAGAGATTCAAGATCAAACACGCACAAATGAGACTCCTCTTACAGGAG GAGGAGGAGGCCTTCAACCCAGACTATGTGGAGGTGGACCGTATCCTGGATGAATCCAACAGTGTGGACAAGGACAATGGAGAG CCGGTGGTGTATTACTTGGTGAAGTGGTGCTCTCTGCCCTATGAAGACGCCACCTGGGAGCTGAGGGAGGACGTGGATGAGGACAAGGTGGAGGAGTTTAGGAAGATCCAGGACCGCCAACCTCAGCTCAAAAGAACG CCCCGACCCCAAGCGGCTGCGTGGAAGAAGCTGGAGGAATTCACAGAGTACAAGAGTGGGAACGTACTTCGAGAATACCAGCTAGAGGGAGTCAACTGGCTGCTCTTCAACTGGTACAACAG GCAGAACTGTATCCTGGCCGATGAGATGGGTCTAGGGAAGACCATCCAgtccatctctctgctgtctgaggTGTTTGGTGCCGGGGTCCAGGGCCCCTTCCTGGTCATCGCCCCCCTCTCCACCATCACCAACTGGGAGAGGGAGTTCGCCACCTGGACCGACATGAATGCCATCGTCTACCACGGCAGCCTGGCCAGCAGGCAGATGATCCAGCAGTACGAGATGTACTGCAAGGAcgacaag GACCATCTGATCCCAGGGGCATATAAATTTGATGCCCTGATCACGACGTTTGAGATGATTCTGTCCGACTGCCCTGAGCTGAGGGAGATCTCCTGGCGCTGTGTGATCATTGACGAAGCCCACCGCCTCAAGAACCGCAACTGCAAGCTGCTGGACAGCCTCAAGATGCTGGACCTG GAGCATAAGGTGCTTCTGACAGGCACTCCCCTCCAGAACACAGTGGAGGAGCTCTTCAGTCTGCTGCACTTTCTTGAGCCAGCTCAGTTCTCCTCAGAGTCCGAGTTCTTACGTGACTTTGGAGACCTCAAAACAGAGGAGCAGGTCCAGAAGCTCCAAGCTATTCTGAAGCCAATGATGCTGCGCAGACTCAAAGAGGATGTGGAGAAGAACTTGGCGCCAAAACAGGAGACCATCATTGAG GTGGAGCTGACAGATGTGCAGAAGAAATACTACCGGGCCATCCTAGAGAGGAACTTTAGTTTCCTCAGCATGGGGGCAACCAGCAACAGCAACGTCCCCAATCTGCTCAACACCATGATGGAGCTACGCAAGTGCTGCAACCACCCCTACCTCATCACAG GGGCGGAGGAGTCTATTGTGGCAGAGCTGAGGGAGGTGTACGACCCCATGGTCCCAGACTTCCACCTGCAGGCCCTGGTGAGATCCGCAGGCAAGCTGGTCCTGCTGGACAAACTGCTGCCTCGCCTGAAGGCCGGGGGACACAAGGTGCTCATCTTCTCCCAGATGGTGCGCTGCCTGGACATCCTGGAGGACTACCTCATCAACAAGAG ATACCTGTACGAGCGCATCGATGGCAGAGTGAGAGGGAACCTGCGTCAGGCAGCCATTGATCGCTTCAGCAAACCAGACTCGGACCGTTTCGTCTTCCTGTTGTGTACCCGGGCTGGAGGCCTGGGCATCAACCTGACTGCTGCTGACACCTGCGTCATCTTTGACTCCGACTGGAACCCTCAGAATGATCTGCAG GCTCAGGCGCGGTGTCACCGTATCGGCCAGTCCAAGGCCGTGAAGGTGTACCGTCTGATCACCAGGAACTCCTATGAGAGGGAGATGTTGGACAAGGCTAGCCTCAAACTGGGTCTGGACCGGGCTGTACTGCAGAGCATGAGTGGCAACAAGGAGAGCAACGTCAACGGA CAAATCCAGCAGTTCTCTAAGAAGGAGATCGAGGACCTCCTGAGGAAGGGGGCGTACGCTGCCATCATGGACGAGGAGGACGAGGGCTCCAAGTTCTGCGAGGAGGACATTGACCAGATCCTCCAGAGGAgagccaccaccatcaccatcgaGAGCGAGGGCAAGGGATCCACCTTCTCCAAGGCCAGCTTCGTGGCCACCGAAAACAGGACCGACATCGCCCTGGACGACCCCGAGTTCTGGCAGAAGTGGGCCAAGAGGGCAGACATAGACTTTGATTCCATGAATAGGAAG AACACTCTGGTGATTGACACACCCAGAGTAAGGAAGCAGACCCGTCAGTTCGCTACCCTGAGGGGCGAGGGCGGGGAGATCTCTGACCCCGACAGCGACGACGAGTACCCACCCGCCAATTCCCGGCAGTCCCGGTCCTCAAGGCGCTCCGAGCGCCACGCCGGAAATGGCTACGGCCGCACCGACTGCTTCCGTGTGGAGAAACACCTTCTTGTTTACGG GTGGGGGCGCTGGCGGGACATCCTGTCTCATGCACGCTGTAAGCGGCGGCTCGGGGAGCGTGACGTGGAGACCATCTGCAGGGTCATCCTTGTCTTCTGCCTGCTGCATTACCGTGGCGACGAGAACATCAAGAGTTTCATCTGGGAGCTCATCACCCCCCCAGAGAACGGCCGGgaaccacacacactcctcaaCCACTCTG GTCTGTCCATCCCTGTTCCTCGGGGCAGGAAGGGGAAGAGGGTGAAGGCCCAGAGCTCCTTTGACGTTCAGAAGGTGGAGTGGATCCGCAAGTACAACCCCGACTCCCTGCTTCTGGACGACAGCTACCGCAAACATCTCAAGCACCAGTGCAACAA GGTGTTGCTGAGAGTGCGTATGCTGTACTACCTGAGACAGGAAGTCATTGGAGAGCATGCCGATTCTGTGCTGAGAGGAGCCGATGCCAG GGATATTGACATCTGGATGCCTGAGATGGAGCAGCAGGAGGTGCCATCAGGCTGGTGGGATACAGAGGCAGACCGCTCCCTCCTCGTCGGTGTCTTCAAACACG GGTATGAGATGTACACCACCATGCGTGCCGACGACTGTCTCTGTTTCCTGGAGAGAGCTGGTCGCCCTGACGACCAGGCCATTGATGCGGAGCAGCACTCTGCAGACGCAGAGCTGGGAGACGG AGGAGACGATGACAAGTATTCTGAAGACCCAGAGTTCAAGCCTGCGTCAAGGCACACCAAAGACCTGTATGAGGAG GCTGACTCCATGAACATGAGTGACGATATCTGTGTCGATGACAAGCCGGGGCCTGTTAAAACCAAGGGACCGCCTTCTGGCCTGTCAGGAGCCTGTGAGTGGCCGACCAGCTCGTCACTTACCGCGCGGCTCCGGCGTCTGATCACTGCATACCAGCGAAGCTACAAGAGAGAGCAGCTGAAGGTGGAGGCAGCAGAGAAGGGCGACCGCAAGCGCAGGAGGTGTGAGCAGGCCAGTAAGCTGAAGGAGATTGCACGCCAGGAACGCCAACAGAGGTACCAACTACTACCCTCAGCTATTAACTCTTCAAGCATATGTGTCCTGAATCTGAG GTGGACCCGTAGAGAGGAGTGTGATTTCTACCGTGTGGTATCCACGTTCGGTGTCGAGCGGATAAAGGAGCCAAACGCCCAAGAGGGGGAGGATGCTAAACTGGAATGGGCCCGCTTCCGGACCTTCGCCCGTCTGGACAAGAAGACGGACGAGAGTCTGAGTCGCTACTTCCGCTGCTTCATGGCCATGTGCCGGAGGGTGTGCAACCTGCGGCCCGCCCGCGGAGAAG acCCGTCAGAGTTGGGGCAGTCTATGGCCCCCATCACCGAGGAGCGGGCCTCTCGCACCCTGTACCGCATCAGTCTGCTGCGCCGTCTTCGTGAGCGTGTCCTGCCCCACCCCTCCATGGAGGAGAGCCTGCTGCTGGCCCCACTCAGCTCTGAGCTTCCCGTCTGGTGGAGCACTCCGGCCCACGACCGGGAACTCATGCTGGGCGCCGCCCTCCACGGCGTCAGCCGCACCGAGCTTTCAGTCTTCTCCGACCCGCAGTTCTCCTTCAGCCAAGCCCGCCACGACTACCTCGAGATCCAGCAGAACCAGCCCGCCCCTGCCACTCCCCTCCgccaaccacaggcagaggagggctccgccgtcaaggaggaggagggactgaACGAGGAGTCCGTCCTCCTTGGAGCTTCTGAGGCTCTCGGCCACTCAGATACCCAGACCACACCCCTCTCTCGCCCTGATGGGACGGGACAAGCCCGGACTGGCTTGGGCTGGAAGAAGAGCAAGGGGAGGGGCCCGAGAAGCGGAGGAAGGAAAGGCGGAAGAAGTGGAGGAGAAGGCGGGACGTCTGATTTGGATTCAGAATCTGATTCAGGCTCGTCTACCTCCTCCCGGCGATCAGAAAGCTCTGACGACAGTGGGGACAGcgatgcagagagggagagag CTGCTCTAAAGatggaggaagatggagagaacAGCTTGCTCTCAATGACTCCATCTCAAGATGGCGCGCCACCGGAGTCCCTCACTGACCCCTTCAGGGTTGACTGGCCCAAG GACCGTGTGTTGATAAACCGGCTGGACAGCCTCTGTACACTGGTGCTGTCTGGGCAGTGGCCAACAGGGCGACGCTACGCCTCTGACGCCCAGCTCAACCCAGGCTCTGACGACCTAGGGGCAGGGGATGAGCTCAGCTTTGCACGGCTCATGCGGAAAGGCAACAGCACCCCCGGTGGAGAAGGTGCAGATGGAGAGGAATCGGAGTTCACGGTCAAACTCCTCAAG GAGGAGGGGCTGAAGCTGACCTTCTCTAAGCATGCCTTGATGTCCAACGggtcagggggagaggggagcggGCGCAGGAAGCGTAGGGACCAAGAA TTGTCAGATCCAGACGGAGTGGTCCCGGTGGTCGATGCCATGACGGGCACAGTGCTGAGTGGGGAGCGGGCCCCTCGACGCAGGGACTTGCCCAACTGGCTGAAGGAGAACCCAGAGTatgaggtggagggagacatgcTGGAG CTCCTTGTGAACAGGagcaagaggaagaagaagaggacggAGAAGGCAGCAGCGCTGTCGGGCAGTGAGAAGATTAACATAATTGATATGAGGTCAGGAAAGAAG gTTGGGGCTGCACATGGACCTATGCTGCAGGATCTGAGGGAGTTTCTGGAGGAGAATCCTGACTGTGCAGTTGCACCAGAATGGGCTGAGACTGTCCGGTGCTCT GGCTTTCTGCCAGACAGCCTCTTCCACCGGCTACTCTCTGCACACTCTGTCATTCCCAAGAGAGACcgtcaccaccgccaccaccacgctCCCCAGCCTGACCCGATGGAGGACCCACTCCTGGGCGGAGGTGAAGAAGAGACCCTGGTCTCAGATGGGGCCTACATGATGGAGGACGAAGACTTGGAGGATTCTTCTTTCCTGACACAAGCCTTTGATGTTAAGATGGAAGGCGGCGACAGCTTGTCACGAGGCGGATACGAGAGTTCTGACAGGGAGGCCCTTTTGGACGACGTCATCATGGCGCAGAAGGACACGGACTCTTCCTCCAGCTCAGAGGATTGA